Proteins encoded in a region of the Variovorax sp. PAMC 28711 genome:
- a CDS encoding sigma-70 family RNA polymerase sigma factor gives MTDSSPDAELMALLDRVGRKDEAALRLLYDRTSPKLFGLALRVVRQRERAEDVLQEAFMTIWRVAGDYRSTLSPPMAWMGLIVRSRALDLLRRRTADRAQLTQEFDEVLADTLESDAPNPVDTADASEQAWALHQCLSQLEGRQREVVSLAYLRDMSHGELAEQLKLPLGTVKTWIRRGIEKLRVCMGRFA, from the coding sequence ATGACCGATTCAAGCCCCGACGCCGAATTGATGGCGCTGCTCGACCGTGTGGGTCGCAAAGACGAAGCCGCGCTGCGCCTCCTGTATGACCGCACTTCTCCCAAACTTTTCGGGTTGGCGCTGCGCGTCGTTCGGCAGCGCGAACGGGCCGAAGACGTCCTGCAGGAGGCGTTCATGACGATCTGGCGCGTGGCCGGCGATTACCGCAGTACCCTGAGCCCGCCGATGGCCTGGATGGGCCTGATCGTGCGCAGCCGTGCGCTCGACCTGTTGCGTCGCCGCACCGCCGACCGCGCCCAGCTCACGCAGGAGTTCGACGAGGTGCTGGCCGACACGCTCGAATCCGACGCACCGAACCCGGTGGACACCGCCGACGCCAGCGAGCAGGCGTGGGCGCTTCACCAGTGCCTGAGCCAGCTCGAAGGCCGCCAGCGCGAGGTTGTGAGCTTGGCTTACCTTCGCGATATGAGCCACGGCGAACTGGCCGAACAACTGAAGCTGCCGCTGGGCACGGTCAAGACGTGGATCCGGCGCGGCATCGAGAAACTGCGCGTTTGCATGGGCCGCTTCGCGTGA
- a CDS encoding DUF3455 domain-containing protein, whose product MTFRTLTSLAAVAAVASLAACSGMGAKPMMYSQASLPDTVKVPAGNAVAMQTVGAGDITYECRAKAGMPGQFEWVFVGPDAKLMDRAGKQVGKYYGPPATWESMDGSKLTATQVAVAPNGMANIPYQLVKANPAMGSGAMQGVTYIQRVATQGGVAPMAPCAAASMGQKQVVKYQADYIFYKAM is encoded by the coding sequence ATGACCTTCCGCACCCTGACCTCCCTCGCAGCCGTGGCTGCCGTCGCCAGCCTCGCCGCATGCTCCGGCATGGGCGCGAAGCCGATGATGTATTCGCAGGCCAGCCTGCCCGACACCGTGAAGGTGCCGGCCGGCAACGCCGTGGCGATGCAGACCGTGGGCGCCGGCGACATCACCTACGAGTGCCGCGCCAAGGCGGGCATGCCCGGCCAGTTCGAGTGGGTGTTCGTCGGCCCCGACGCGAAACTGATGGACCGTGCGGGCAAGCAGGTCGGCAAGTACTACGGCCCGCCCGCCACCTGGGAGAGCATGGACGGCTCCAAGCTGACCGCCACGCAGGTCGCCGTCGCGCCCAACGGCATGGCCAACATCCCGTACCAGCTGGTCAAGGCCAACCCGGCGATGGGCAGCGGCGCGATGCAAGGCGTGACCTACATTCAGCGCGTCGCCACCCAGGGCGGCGTCGCACCGATGGCGCCCTGCGCCGCGGCCTCGATGGGACAGAAGCAGGTCGTGAAGTACCAGGCCGACTACATCTTCTACAAGGCGATGTAA
- the argH gene encoding argininosuccinate lyase, translating into MTQNQLDKKSEAWSALFSEPMSDLVKRYTASVFFDKRLWQADIEGSLAHAGMLAAQNIINAQDHAAIQRGMTQIRNEIESGGFDWKLDLEDVHLNIEARLTQLVGDAGKRLHTGRSRNDQVATDVRLWLRGEIDLISELLVALQKALVDIAEKNVEVILPGFTHLQVAQPVSFGHHMLAYVEMFSRDAERLVDVRRRLNRLPLGAAALAGTSYPLDREMVARTLGMEGVCQNSLDAVSDRDFAIEFSAAASLCMVHISRMSEELILWMSQNFGFIQIADRFTTGSSIMPQKKNPDVPELARGKTGRVVGHLMALITLMKGQPLAYNKDNQEDKEPLFDTVDTLKDTLRIFAEMIEGITVRPEAMEAAALRGYATATDLADYLVKKGLPFRDAHETVAHAVKAAISHQVDLSELPLAVLQQFNPSIEKDVYDVLSLRGSLNARSTLGGTAPAQVKAQVARHRARLA; encoded by the coding sequence ATGACCCAAAACCAACTCGACAAGAAATCCGAAGCCTGGTCCGCCCTCTTCTCCGAGCCGATGAGCGACCTCGTCAAGCGCTACACCGCCAGCGTGTTCTTCGACAAGCGGCTGTGGCAAGCAGACATCGAGGGTTCTCTGGCGCATGCCGGCATGCTCGCCGCGCAGAACATCATCAACGCGCAGGACCATGCCGCGATCCAGCGCGGGATGACGCAAATCCGCAACGAAATAGAGTCCGGCGGGTTCGACTGGAAGCTCGACCTCGAAGACGTGCACCTCAACATCGAGGCGCGCCTGACGCAACTGGTGGGCGACGCCGGCAAGCGCCTGCACACCGGCCGCAGCCGCAACGACCAGGTCGCGACCGACGTGCGCCTCTGGCTGCGCGGCGAGATCGATCTGATTTCAGAATTGCTGGTCGCGCTGCAGAAGGCACTGGTCGACATCGCCGAGAAGAACGTCGAGGTGATCCTTCCGGGCTTCACGCACCTGCAGGTCGCGCAGCCGGTGAGCTTCGGCCACCACATGCTGGCGTACGTGGAAATGTTCAGCCGCGACGCCGAGCGCCTGGTCGACGTGCGCCGCCGGCTCAACCGCCTGCCGCTGGGCGCCGCGGCGCTGGCCGGCACGAGCTATCCGCTGGACCGCGAAATGGTCGCCCGAACGCTGGGCATGGAGGGTGTTTGCCAGAACAGCCTGGACGCCGTGAGCGACCGCGACTTCGCGATCGAATTCAGCGCCGCGGCCAGCCTGTGCATGGTGCACATCAGCCGCATGAGCGAAGAACTGATCCTGTGGATGAGCCAGAACTTCGGCTTCATCCAGATCGCCGACCGCTTCACGACCGGCTCGTCGATCATGCCGCAGAAGAAAAACCCGGACGTGCCCGAACTGGCGCGCGGCAAGACCGGGCGCGTGGTCGGCCATCTGATGGCGCTCATCACGCTCATGAAGGGCCAGCCGCTGGCCTACAACAAGGACAACCAGGAAGACAAGGAGCCGCTGTTCGACACCGTCGACACGCTCAAGGACACGCTGCGGATCTTTGCGGAAATGATCGAAGGCATCACGGTGCGGCCCGAGGCGATGGAGGCCGCCGCCCTGCGCGGTTACGCCACCGCGACCGACCTGGCCGACTACCTCGTCAAGAAGGGCCTGCCCTTTCGCGACGCGCACGAGACGGTGGCGCACGCGGTCAAGGCGGCGATCTCGCACCAGGTCGACCTGTCGGAACTGCCGCTCGCCGTGTTGCAGCAGTTCAACCCGAGCATCGAGAAGGACGTGTACGACGTGCTGAGCCTGCGCGGCTCGCTCAATGCACGCAGCACGCTGGGCGGCACCGCGCCGGCCCAGGTGAAGGCGCAGGTCGCGCGCCACCGCGCGCGTCTGGCCTGA
- a CDS encoding sensor histidine kinase: MRNPSILSATPARPHRAGAPAPVKPRASRKAVPALFDACQIGVVLRTVLFVEAVVAIATLFAASTAVDWLTLAATITGGALPATLLWLVAACGLKRMLGRMRREAQFATGALLGAVAALYGCGLLRLTGVLGAAPWVASALAGAMFAAIVMAALVLRARGRTPAATTARLEELQARIRPHFLFNTLNSAIALVRDEPAKAEAMLEDLSELFRQALAEPNESVTLADEIALAERYLAIEQVRFEDRLRIRWDLDPDASHARLPPLLLQPLVENAVKHGVEPSPEGARLRIRTERRGGMVVIEVTNSLPPLRWADQPLPRGHGIALDNVRDRLRLMHDMQAQFSAGIDQDHYRVRIVIPAEP, encoded by the coding sequence ATGCGCAATCCGTCGATTTTATCGGCCACCCCTGCCAGGCCCCACAGGGCGGGCGCTCCGGCGCCGGTCAAGCCGCGCGCGTCGCGCAAAGCGGTGCCTGCCTTGTTCGATGCCTGCCAGATCGGCGTGGTGCTGCGCACGGTGCTCTTCGTGGAAGCCGTGGTCGCGATTGCCACGCTGTTCGCGGCCTCCACGGCGGTCGACTGGCTCACGCTCGCCGCGACCATCACGGGCGGCGCGTTGCCGGCCACGCTGCTCTGGTTGGTCGCGGCCTGCGGGCTCAAGAGAATGCTGGGACGCATGCGCCGCGAGGCGCAGTTCGCGACCGGCGCGCTGCTCGGTGCGGTGGCGGCGCTCTACGGCTGCGGCCTGTTGCGCCTCACTGGCGTGCTGGGCGCCGCGCCTTGGGTCGCGAGTGCGCTGGCCGGCGCGATGTTCGCCGCCATCGTCATGGCGGCACTGGTGCTGCGGGCGCGCGGCCGTACGCCGGCCGCCACCACGGCGCGACTCGAAGAGTTGCAGGCCCGCATCCGTCCGCACTTCCTCTTCAACACACTCAACAGCGCCATCGCGCTGGTGCGCGACGAGCCGGCCAAGGCCGAGGCGATGCTGGAAGACCTGAGCGAGCTGTTCCGCCAGGCGCTGGCCGAACCGAACGAGTCGGTCACGCTGGCCGACGAGATCGCGCTGGCCGAACGCTACCTCGCGATCGAGCAAGTGCGCTTTGAAGACCGACTGCGCATTCGCTGGGACCTCGATCCGGACGCGAGCCATGCCCGCCTGCCGCCGTTGCTGCTGCAGCCGCTGGTGGAGAACGCGGTGAAGCACGGTGTCGAGCCCAGCCCCGAGGGCGCGCGCCTGCGCATCCGCACCGAGCGACGCGGCGGCATGGTGGTGATCGAGGTCACCAACAGCCTGCCGCCGCTGCGCTGGGCCGACCAGCCGCTGCCGCGCGGCCACGGCATCGCACTGGACAACGTGCGCGACCGGCTGCGCTTGATGCACGACATGCAGGCGCAGTTCAGCGCCGGCATCGACCAGGACCACTACCGCGTGCGCATCGTGATCCCGGCGGAACCATGA
- a CDS encoding LytR/AlgR family response regulator transcription factor has product MTLKTLIVDDEALARSRLRTLLGDCHAPGADVVAEAAQGSDAVLHLNSGAPLDLVLLDIHMPGMDGIEVARTLRGRPDAPAVVFVTAHASHAVTAFELDAVDYLTKPVRVERLQQALQKAQRFLKDRRALQPNTPQESLLIQDRGRAERVPLAEVLYLKSEYKYLTVRTATRSHIFDGALSDFEERYPTRFVRVHRNALVARAAIRALEKHDDGEDAEGWALRLEGIPEPVVVSRRQLPGVREAMKEGR; this is encoded by the coding sequence ATGACCCTCAAGACCCTGATCGTCGACGACGAAGCCCTGGCGCGCTCGCGCCTGCGCACCTTGCTGGGCGACTGCCATGCGCCGGGCGCCGACGTGGTGGCCGAAGCCGCGCAGGGCAGCGATGCGGTGCTGCACCTGAACAGCGGCGCGCCGCTCGACCTGGTGCTGCTCGACATCCACATGCCGGGCATGGACGGCATCGAGGTCGCCCGCACGCTGCGCGGCCGGCCCGATGCACCGGCCGTGGTGTTCGTCACCGCGCACGCGTCGCACGCAGTGACCGCCTTCGAGCTCGACGCGGTCGACTACCTCACGAAGCCGGTGCGCGTCGAGCGGCTGCAGCAGGCGCTGCAAAAAGCCCAGCGCTTCCTGAAAGACCGGCGCGCACTGCAGCCCAATACGCCGCAGGAATCGCTGCTGATCCAGGACCGCGGACGCGCCGAGCGCGTGCCGCTGGCCGAGGTGCTCTACCTCAAGTCCGAATACAAATACCTCACCGTGCGCACCGCGACGCGCAGCCACATCTTCGACGGCGCACTCAGTGATTTCGAAGAGCGCTACCCGACCCGGTTCGTGCGGGTCCACCGCAATGCGCTGGTGGCGCGCGCCGCGATCCGCGCGCTGGAGAAACACGACGATGGCGAAGACGCCGAAGGCTGGGCGCTGCGCCTCGAAGGCATTCCCGAACCCGTGGTGGTGTCGCGCCGGCAGCTGCCGGGCGTGCGTGAAGCGATGAAAGAAGGCCGATGA
- a CDS encoding AI-2E family transporter yields MSTPETNPAAVAKAANVQKQRERLMLHMPVDVRSASLVVLAVLASIFALRWAAAVFIPLMLSLLLTYALSPVVDRLERWRMPRWIGAAVVLLGIGGAMGWTAFSLAGSASQLLDSVPVATQKLRMAIRANARANTSPIDTVQQAAAQLEQAASENSAQVAARRGVTRVTIERPSFNVRDYLWSGTVGLLGAAGQLTLVAFLTFFALGSGNTFRRKLVKITGSSLEKKKITVHVLDDITRNIERYLLVQILSSVLVGVATGLAFWALGLQDAAVWGIIAAVTNLIPYIGSVIVMGAAGLVAFLQFGTVSMALTIGGVSLLIHTLVGNLLVPWLTSRTSRMNPVAVFVGVIFWGWLWGIWGLLLGIPITMVIKAVCDRVEDLQPIGELLGD; encoded by the coding sequence ATGAGCACTCCCGAGACGAATCCTGCAGCCGTTGCCAAGGCGGCGAATGTCCAGAAACAGCGCGAGCGGCTCATGTTGCACATGCCGGTCGACGTGCGCAGTGCATCGCTCGTCGTGCTGGCCGTGCTCGCCAGCATCTTCGCGTTGCGATGGGCTGCCGCGGTTTTCATTCCGCTGATGCTGAGCCTGTTGCTGACCTACGCGCTGTCGCCCGTGGTCGATCGGCTGGAACGCTGGCGCATGCCGCGCTGGATCGGTGCTGCCGTCGTCCTGCTGGGCATCGGCGGTGCGATGGGGTGGACTGCGTTCTCGCTGGCCGGTAGCGCATCGCAGCTGCTCGATTCGGTGCCGGTCGCCACGCAGAAATTGCGCATGGCGATTCGCGCCAACGCGCGCGCTAACACGAGCCCAATCGACACGGTGCAGCAGGCGGCCGCGCAACTCGAGCAAGCGGCTTCGGAAAATTCGGCGCAGGTGGCGGCGCGCCGCGGCGTGACGCGCGTGACCATCGAGCGACCTTCGTTCAACGTGCGCGACTATCTCTGGAGCGGTACGGTCGGCCTGCTCGGCGCGGCCGGGCAACTCACGCTGGTCGCCTTTCTCACCTTCTTCGCGCTCGGATCGGGCAACACCTTCCGGCGCAAGCTCGTGAAGATCACCGGCTCGAGCCTCGAAAAGAAAAAGATCACGGTGCATGTGCTGGACGACATCACCCGCAACATCGAGCGCTACCTGCTCGTGCAGATCCTCAGCAGCGTGCTGGTCGGCGTCGCCACCGGCCTGGCCTTCTGGGCGCTCGGGCTGCAGGATGCCGCGGTGTGGGGAATCATCGCGGCCGTCACCAACCTCATTCCGTACATCGGTTCGGTGATTGTCATGGGCGCTGCGGGCCTGGTGGCCTTCCTGCAGTTCGGAACCGTGTCGATGGCGCTCACGATCGGCGGCGTCTCGCTGCTGATCCATACGCTCGTGGGCAACCTGCTGGTTCCCTGGCTCACCAGCCGCACCAGCCGCATGAACCCGGTCGCGGTGTTCGTCGGCGTGATCTTCTGGGGCTGGCTCTGGGGCATCTGGGGCTTGCTGCTCGGCATCCCGATCACGATGGTGATCAAGGCCGTTTGCGACCGGGTGGAAGACCTGCAACCGATCGGGGAACTGCTGGGGGACTGA
- a CDS encoding NAD(P)/FAD-dependent oxidoreductase, whose protein sequence is MVKTEFAVIGGSYAGLSAALQLARARRNVTVVDAGLRRNRFVDEAGGTSHGFLSRDGVAPGAIAAEARRQLLRYPTVRWLDGLAEEASQREDGRFGFQVGGESVDAARLVLATGVRDELPPVSGLAERWGRSIFHCPYCHGYELEAGPIGIIAASELAHHHAVMLTDWGTPTLFLNDAYRPSEDDLAAFARRGTRVEAARIVRIDGVADVVLADGRTLSMNGLFTQPRTHLASPIAAQLGCTLTQGPMGAFIQVDAMQQTSVSNVFACGDAARAAGNIAMAVADGAMAGVAAHRSTMV, encoded by the coding sequence ATGGTCAAGACTGAGTTCGCTGTCATCGGCGGAAGCTACGCCGGCCTGTCGGCAGCCCTGCAACTGGCCAGGGCGAGGCGGAACGTGACCGTCGTCGATGCCGGCCTGAGACGCAATCGCTTCGTCGATGAGGCTGGCGGTACATCCCACGGGTTCCTGTCGCGTGATGGCGTGGCGCCCGGCGCCATCGCGGCGGAGGCCCGTCGGCAGCTGTTGCGCTATCCGACCGTGCGATGGCTGGATGGCCTCGCAGAGGAAGCCTCGCAGCGCGAGGACGGGCGCTTCGGCTTTCAGGTCGGCGGTGAGAGCGTGGACGCGGCGCGGCTTGTGTTGGCCACCGGCGTGCGGGATGAGTTGCCGCCTGTCTCGGGTCTGGCCGAGCGCTGGGGGCGGAGCATCTTTCACTGCCCCTATTGCCACGGGTATGAACTGGAGGCCGGCCCCATCGGCATCATTGCGGCATCGGAGTTGGCCCACCACCACGCTGTGATGCTGACCGATTGGGGAACGCCCACCCTGTTCCTCAACGATGCCTACCGGCCGTCAGAGGATGACCTTGCCGCTTTCGCGCGTCGCGGCACACGAGTGGAGGCGGCACGCATCGTTCGCATCGACGGGGTGGCCGATGTGGTTCTGGCCGATGGGCGCACGCTGTCGATGAACGGGCTTTTCACGCAGCCACGCACGCACCTCGCCAGCCCCATCGCGGCACAACTGGGTTGCACGCTGACGCAGGGGCCCATGGGGGCCTTTATTCAGGTGGACGCCATGCAGCAAACGTCTGTGTCAAATGTTTTTGCCTGCGGCGATGCAGCGCGTGCAGCGGGCAACATCGCAATGGCAGTCGCCGATGGCGCGATGGCGGGGGTCGCCGCACACAGGTCGACCATGGTTTAG
- a CDS encoding Rrf2 family transcriptional regulator: protein MKQNSRLSDVLHVLLHLAHAEAPVTSEVLAAAMSTNPVVLRRLMSGLREAGFITSEKGHGGGWVMAAPLESVTLHDVHMALGAPALVSLGFREDRPECLVAQVVNDSLRTAMQEAEASLLSRLEGITLAQLSKGFDSRLRAHRPAKGAAIHRLEDHHGQD from the coding sequence ATGAAACAAAACAGCCGACTCTCCGATGTTCTGCATGTGCTTCTTCATTTAGCGCACGCTGAAGCTCCGGTCACTTCGGAGGTGCTCGCCGCGGCGATGAGCACCAACCCTGTCGTGCTCCGCCGGCTGATGTCCGGCTTGCGCGAGGCAGGCTTCATCACGTCCGAAAAGGGGCACGGCGGCGGCTGGGTGATGGCCGCGCCGCTGGAAAGCGTCACGCTGCACGATGTGCACATGGCACTGGGCGCTCCTGCGCTGGTGTCCCTCGGATTTCGGGAGGACCGGCCCGAATGCTTGGTCGCGCAGGTCGTCAATGACTCACTTCGGACTGCGATGCAGGAGGCGGAGGCCTCTTTGTTATCGCGTCTGGAAGGTATCACTTTGGCCCAGCTGTCGAAGGGTTTCGACAGCCGCTTGAGGGCACATCGACCGGCGAAAGGGGCCGCCATCCATCGTTTGGAGGACCACCATGGTCAAGACTGA
- a CDS encoding GH36-type glycosyl hydrolase domain-containing protein, with the protein MHVARAARMAATLAQVRLRDLSIDPAQNLALQDLTTILTYTTPRVMRDRGLIDLRQIWRFGISGDKPIVLVLIHSLTGMRLINTLLRAQPWWGFGGVACDLVVINSEPNSYLMPLQREIEALRARVGQETQNSFPRNDAAGFYLLRDQDVAPSEKAALSSLARAVFSADGRALEVQVAAALRDASAAASPSTATDAPRPRSIPLAALPSFGQLAESVTAPQGGFDAPTGEFTFEVDLNRRTARPWVNVIANASFGFQVSEAGTGYTWAVNSRMHQVTPWSNDPVTDPAFEHWLLQDLDTRELLPLTPAGRGAVAARHRVRHGQGYTVFECLHHNLVLETTFFADRDDPVKLVHVSVRHEGIGSRRLRALAMVEWQLGDKRGDRRTVHTWKPEDQPAVFGQQRESGGGFGGSTAFVQLAGLDTLNGGITQWTCDRSEFFAGRGTVELPDTLAQRAGSGLDACAAIAGEFTLAPGATARFTFVLGHAADADAATQLARRWQQRDVPQALSQARGFWDELLGRLQVRTPDPLFDAMVNRWLPYQTLVCRLWSKAGFYQAGGAFGFRDQLQDAMAFALTDPKRLHDQILVNAARQFPEGDVQHWWHMPGGAGVRTHFSDDLLWLPYACAHYVEVTGDHAVLDAIVPFIDGPGIPDGAEDAYYAPQVTGQVASLFEHAARAIDHSLKTGVHGLPLMGTGDWNDGMNRVGHEGKGESVWLGWFLCSVVAQYLPLAEARGEHERVARWTDARQGWIAALHDAGWDGAWFRRAFFDNGAPLGSSANDECRIDLIAQAWSVISGASSEQFTKPAMASLESHLHDEPAGLLRLLAPPLANSVNSPGYIQAYPPGVRENGGQYSHAAVWGLMAQALQGDVDAAWQSFEGLSPAHRARHPERGPLYEIEPYVMAGDIYGAAPYVGRGGWSWYTGSAAWLHRAAIETLLGLEVRGDKLAVTPRIPSHWPGFEITLNLDGRTLTIRCSRDTHHGQESGATHAAPGEWVSRTALPDGGVLHLKI; encoded by the coding sequence ATGCACGTGGCGCGCGCGGCCCGCATGGCGGCCACGCTGGCGCAGGTGCGGCTGCGCGACCTGAGCATCGACCCGGCGCAGAACCTCGCGCTGCAAGACCTCACGACCATCCTCACCTACACGACGCCGCGCGTCATGCGCGACCGCGGCCTCATCGACCTGCGCCAGATCTGGCGCTTCGGCATTTCGGGCGACAAGCCGATCGTGCTGGTGCTGATCCACTCGCTCACCGGCATGCGCCTCATCAACACCCTGCTGCGCGCCCAGCCGTGGTGGGGTTTCGGCGGCGTGGCCTGCGACCTGGTGGTGATCAACAGCGAGCCGAATTCGTACCTGATGCCGCTGCAACGCGAGATCGAGGCGCTGCGAGCCCGGGTCGGGCAGGAAACGCAGAACAGTTTTCCGCGCAACGACGCGGCCGGCTTCTACCTGCTGCGCGACCAGGACGTTGCGCCCTCGGAAAAGGCGGCGCTGTCGAGCTTGGCACGCGCCGTGTTCAGCGCCGACGGCCGCGCGCTCGAAGTGCAGGTGGCGGCCGCGTTGCGCGATGCCTCGGCCGCCGCTTCGCCGTCGACGGCCACCGACGCCCCCAGGCCGCGCAGCATTCCGCTCGCGGCGCTGCCGTCCTTCGGCCAGCTGGCCGAGAGCGTGACCGCGCCGCAGGGCGGCTTCGACGCGCCGACGGGCGAGTTCACCTTCGAGGTCGACCTGAACCGCCGCACGGCGCGGCCCTGGGTCAACGTGATCGCCAACGCATCGTTCGGTTTCCAGGTGTCCGAGGCCGGCACCGGCTACACCTGGGCGGTGAACAGCCGCATGCACCAGGTCACGCCGTGGTCGAACGACCCGGTGACCGACCCGGCCTTCGAGCACTGGCTGCTGCAGGACCTCGACACCCGCGAGCTGCTGCCGCTGACGCCGGCCGGGCGCGGCGCGGTCGCGGCGCGACACCGCGTTCGCCACGGCCAGGGCTACACGGTGTTCGAGTGCCTTCACCACAACCTCGTGCTCGAAACCACCTTCTTCGCCGACCGCGACGACCCGGTGAAGCTGGTGCACGTCAGCGTGCGGCACGAGGGCATCGGCTCGCGCCGGCTGCGCGCACTCGCGATGGTCGAGTGGCAGCTTGGCGACAAGCGCGGCGACCGCCGCACCGTCCACACCTGGAAGCCGGAAGACCAGCCGGCCGTGTTCGGGCAACAGCGCGAATCGGGCGGCGGCTTCGGAGGCAGCACGGCCTTCGTGCAGCTCGCCGGACTCGATACGCTGAACGGCGGCATCACGCAATGGACCTGCGACCGCAGCGAATTCTTCGCCGGCCGCGGCACGGTGGAACTGCCCGACACGCTGGCGCAACGCGCCGGCAGCGGCCTCGATGCCTGCGCCGCGATCGCCGGCGAATTCACGCTCGCGCCGGGCGCGACCGCCCGCTTCACCTTCGTGCTCGGCCATGCCGCCGATGCCGACGCGGCCACGCAGCTCGCGCGCCGCTGGCAGCAGCGCGACGTGCCGCAAGCGCTCTCGCAAGCGCGCGGCTTCTGGGACGAATTGCTCGGCCGTCTGCAGGTGCGCACGCCCGATCCGCTGTTCGATGCGATGGTCAACCGCTGGCTGCCGTATCAAACGCTGGTGTGCCGACTGTGGTCCAAGGCCGGCTTCTACCAGGCTGGTGGCGCCTTCGGTTTCCGCGACCAGTTGCAAGATGCCATGGCCTTCGCCCTGACCGACCCCAAGCGGCTGCACGACCAGATCCTCGTCAACGCCGCGCGGCAATTCCCCGAAGGCGATGTGCAGCACTGGTGGCACATGCCCGGCGGTGCCGGCGTGCGCACGCATTTCTCCGACGACCTGCTGTGGCTGCCCTACGCCTGCGCCCACTACGTCGAGGTGACCGGCGACCACGCGGTGCTCGATGCGATCGTGCCGTTCATCGACGGCCCCGGCATTCCGGACGGCGCTGAAGACGCGTACTACGCGCCGCAGGTCACCGGCCAGGTGGCGAGCCTGTTCGAACATGCGGCCCGCGCCATCGACCACAGCCTGAAGACCGGCGTGCACGGTCTGCCGCTGATGGGCACCGGCGACTGGAACGACGGCATGAACCGTGTCGGCCACGAAGGCAAGGGCGAATCGGTCTGGCTCGGCTGGTTCTTGTGCAGCGTGGTCGCGCAGTACCTCCCGCTGGCCGAAGCCCGCGGCGAGCACGAACGCGTCGCGCGCTGGACCGACGCACGGCAAGGCTGGATCGCTGCACTGCACGACGCCGGCTGGGACGGCGCCTGGTTCCGTCGGGCCTTCTTCGACAACGGCGCACCGCTCGGCTCGTCGGCCAACGACGAATGCCGCATCGACCTGATCGCGCAGGCGTGGTCGGTCATCTCCGGCGCGTCGAGCGAGCAGTTCACCAAGCCCGCGATGGCCTCGCTCGAATCGCATCTGCACGACGAGCCCGCGGGCTTGTTGCGCCTGTTGGCACCGCCGCTCGCGAACTCAGTCAACAGCCCCGGCTACATCCAGGCCTATCCACCGGGTGTGCGCGAAAACGGCGGCCAGTACTCGCACGCCGCCGTGTGGGGCCTCATGGCACAGGCGCTGCAGGGCGACGTCGACGCGGCGTGGCAGAGCTTCGAGGGCCTCTCGCCCGCCCACCGCGCGCGCCATCCCGAGCGCGGCCCGCTCTACGAGATCGAGCCCTACGTGATGGCCGGCGACATCTACGGCGCGGCGCCCTATGTGGGCCGCGGCGGCTGGAGCTGGTACACCGGGTCCGCCGCGTGGCTGCACCGCGCTGCCATCGAGACCCTGCTCGGCCTCGAAGTGCGTGGCGACAAACTCGCTGTGACGCCCCGCATTCCGAGCCACTGGCCAGGCTTCGAGATCACCCTGAATCTCGACGGCCGCACGCTCACCATCCGCTGCAGCCGCGACACCCATCACGGGCAGGAGAGCGGTGCGACGCACGCGGCGCCGGGCGAATGGGTCTCGCGGACCGCACTGCCGGATGGTGGTGTGCTGCATCTGAAGATCTGA